One Chryseobacterium sp. StRB126 genomic region harbors:
- a CDS encoding endonuclease: MKRILSFFLLSFAFINAFAQAPAGYYNAAAGLTGATLKTALKGIIENGHIDHGYDGLWTAYDTTDRDYFYENDGTVLDIYSENPSGPDPYNYTPGLKKCGSYSNESDCYNREHIVPQSLFGKKSPMVADVHFIRPTDGKVNGMRSNYPFGKVGSPSFTSQNQSKLGNSASLGYSGTVFEPIDAFKGDVARMIFYFVTRYEDKLSTFSSGNMLGGSAFPGLQAWELQQLLQWHAMDPVSATEIARNNASYTFQGNRNPFIDNPAYVDLIWGTPVVDNQAPTAPTNLATNTPTSNSISLSWTASTDNVDVTGYDIYVNDAFKSTVSGTSTTATVSGLLPLTTYSFHVIAKDAFGNASPKSNVAPGTTLDGPVNVGNCGDENFTNIPGNASDYKTRTWTNNNVSWTATLARTDQTISGKAITLQGGDLTSSNVPGGVQTLTLTTQRKYNGGDSTLNVFVNDNLVGTIPYSASVATNSINVNVSGNATIKIVTPNPNDRIAIDDLKWTCYSGALATSEIKKDKSEFTIYPNPVRNNELFVKGENLSKISKAEIYDISGKVIETLVNPFKNSNKINLKGLVKGTYILKTDNFSTKFIVE, from the coding sequence ATGAAACGAATTTTATCTTTTTTTTTATTAAGCTTTGCATTCATTAATGCTTTTGCACAGGCTCCAGCTGGTTACTATAATGCAGCAGCCGGTTTAACAGGTGCTACACTAAAAACTGCCTTAAAAGGCATCATTGAAAACGGACATATAGACCATGGATATGATGGGCTATGGACAGCTTACGACACTACAGATCGCGACTATTTCTATGAAAATGATGGTACAGTTTTAGATATCTACTCAGAAAACCCTTCCGGACCAGATCCATATAATTATACACCAGGGTTAAAAAAATGTGGAAGCTATTCCAATGAAAGTGATTGCTATAATCGTGAACATATCGTTCCTCAGAGTTTATTTGGAAAGAAATCACCAATGGTGGCAGATGTTCACTTTATTCGACCTACAGATGGAAAAGTAAATGGGATGAGATCGAATTATCCATTCGGAAAGGTAGGATCACCATCTTTTACTTCTCAAAATCAATCTAAATTAGGTAACTCAGCATCTCTTGGATATTCAGGAACTGTATTTGAACCTATCGATGCATTTAAAGGAGATGTGGCCAGAATGATCTTTTATTTTGTAACAAGATATGAAGATAAACTTTCTACATTCAGCTCCGGTAATATGCTTGGAGGCTCTGCTTTTCCAGGTCTTCAGGCATGGGAACTTCAACAACTTTTACAATGGCATGCTATGGATCCTGTATCTGCTACAGAAATTGCGAGAAATAACGCATCCTATACATTTCAGGGGAACAGAAATCCATTTATTGATAATCCTGCTTATGTTGATTTAATCTGGGGAACTCCGGTTGTAGATAACCAAGCCCCTACAGCCCCTACGAATTTAGCAACAAACACTCCAACTTCAAATTCTATTTCATTAAGCTGGACTGCATCAACAGATAATGTGGACGTAACAGGTTATGATATCTATGTAAATGATGCATTTAAATCTACTGTTTCTGGAACATCAACAACGGCTACAGTATCCGGATTGTTACCACTTACTACCTATTCATTCCATGTCATTGCAAAAGATGCATTTGGAAATGCTTCCCCGAAAAGTAATGTTGCCCCAGGAACTACTCTTGACGGCCCAGTAAATGTAGGAAACTGTGGTGATGAGAATTTCACTAATATTCCTGGAAATGCAAGCGATTATAAAACCAGAACATGGACAAACAACAATGTAAGCTGGACTGCAACATTGGCAAGAACTGATCAAACTATTAGCGGTAAGGCAATAACACTTCAAGGAGGTGATCTAACCAGTTCTAATGTACCTGGCGGAGTTCAAACATTAACGCTAACTACTCAACGTAAATACAATGGTGGGGATAGTACCCTAAATGTTTTTGTAAATGATAATTTAGTGGGAACAATTCCTTATAGTGCATCAGTGGCAACAAACTCAATCAATGTAAATGTCAGTGGAAATGCCACTATTAAAATTGTAACCCCTAACCCGAATGACCGAATAGCAATTGATGATCTGAAATGGACTTGCTACAGCGGAGCATTAGCAACTTCTGAAATCAAAAAAGATAAATCAGAATTCACTATCTACCCTAACCCGGTAAGAAATAATGAACTGTTTGTAAAAGGCGAAAACCTTAGCAAAATTTCAAAAGCTGAAATCTATGACATTTCAGGAAAAGTAATTGAAACACTTGTTAATCCTTTCAAAAACTCAAATAAAATTAATCTTAAAGGTTTAGTGAAAGGAACTTACATCTTAAAAACAGATAATTTCTCTACTAAATTCATTGTAGAATAA
- a CDS encoding ABC transporter permease has translation MKNIAFYIASRYLLAKKGSTAVTFITWLAVGAMTVAVTAMFVIISVFSGLEDLNKDLISNLHADLTLKSASGKTIKNLDQVNKILKSNKEISSYSRVIEEKVYISFNGKGDIAYLRGVDSAYVKVNPINKEVFYGTYPSFKYSNEVLMENSLDNRLSIPVDSSNHYATVFMPKPGTGIINKEEDIYNKRDILVTGVFPGKDQLDSYIISPIELTEELLSLPKKSAYQIVIKLRNPENADAVKQNLQSSFGKNIEIKTKEEENAAFWKMINTEKLFIYLIFALVIFITTFNLAGAIIILQLDKKEQAKSLISLGFPLNHLRMTYFYTGLLIVISGVITGLICGTALCYFQLYTEFFRANEVLPFPVKIVGKNYLIVALTASIFGIAISWFFSKISKEYITKS, from the coding sequence TTGAAGAATATTGCATTTTACATAGCATCCAGATACCTTTTGGCCAAAAAAGGCAGTACCGCTGTTACATTTATTACGTGGCTGGCAGTAGGTGCCATGACGGTTGCTGTGACTGCAATGTTCGTTATTATTTCAGTTTTTTCAGGTCTTGAGGATCTGAACAAAGACTTGATTTCTAATCTTCATGCTGACCTTACCTTAAAAAGTGCATCGGGTAAAACCATTAAAAACCTGGATCAGGTTAACAAGATTTTAAAAAGCAATAAAGAAATCAGCAGCTATTCCCGTGTTATCGAAGAAAAAGTATATATAAGCTTTAACGGAAAAGGGGACATAGCCTACTTACGTGGTGTTGATTCTGCCTATGTAAAAGTAAATCCTATCAATAAAGAAGTATTTTACGGAACTTATCCAAGTTTCAAATATTCTAATGAAGTATTGATGGAAAACAGTCTTGATAATCGGTTATCCATTCCGGTAGATTCTTCCAATCACTATGCTACCGTTTTCATGCCTAAGCCTGGAACCGGAATCATTAATAAAGAAGAAGATATCTACAATAAAAGAGACATCCTGGTAACAGGTGTTTTCCCTGGTAAAGACCAATTGGACAGCTACATCATCTCTCCTATTGAACTTACCGAAGAATTATTAAGTCTTCCGAAAAAATCAGCATATCAGATTGTTATTAAATTAAGAAACCCTGAAAATGCTGATGCTGTAAAACAAAATCTACAATCTTCTTTTGGTAAAAATATTGAAATCAAAACCAAAGAAGAGGAAAATGCGGCCTTCTGGAAGATGATTAATACTGAAAAGCTATTCATCTACCTGATTTTTGCACTGGTTATTTTCATCACGACTTTTAATCTTGCAGGAGCTATTATTATCTTACAGCTTGATAAAAAAGAACAGGCAAAATCTCTTATTTCTTTAGGGTTTCCTTTAAACCATCTGAGAATGACCTATTTCTATACCGGACTTCTTATTGTTATTTCCGGAGTAATTACCGGCTTAATCTGTGGAACAGCTTTGTGTTATTTCCAGCTTTACACAGAATTCTTCAGAGCAAATGAAGTATTGCCCTTCCCTGTAAAAATAGTAGGCAAAAATTATCTTATTGTTGCTCTTACCGCTTCCATATTTGGAATTGCAATCTCATGGTTCTTCTCAAAAATCAGCAAAGAGTATATTACTAAAAGTTAA
- the rbfA gene encoding 30S ribosome-binding factor RbfA — translation MESNRQRKVAQIIQEDFAELFRKQAADSKQSILVSVSDVKVTADLGIAKIYLSIFPQEHRTAVMKEIEENKPQYRNFIGQKMAKQVRIIPQLNFYLDTALDDVEKLERELRGEGDNPVL, via the coding sequence ATGGAAAGTAACAGACAAAGAAAAGTAGCACAGATTATTCAGGAGGACTTCGCAGAACTTTTCCGCAAGCAGGCTGCTGACAGCAAACAAAGTATATTGGTATCCGTTTCTGATGTAAAAGTAACAGCAGATTTAGGTATTGCTAAAATTTATTTAAGTATTTTCCCTCAGGAACACCGTACAGCGGTAATGAAGGAAATTGAAGAAAACAAACCTCAATACAGAAACTTTATTGGCCAGAAAATGGCAAAACAGGTACGTATCATTCCGCAGCTTAACTTTTACTTAGACACGGCTCTTGATGATGTAGAAAAATTGGAAAGAGAATTAAGAGGCGAGGGCGACAATCCCGTTTTATAG
- the mce gene encoding methylmalonyl-CoA epimerase: MKLEHIGIAVKSLGVSDELFAKLLGKESYKQETVEREGVITSFYETGESKIELLEASNPESPISKFIEKKGEGIHHLAFGVENILDEVKRLKKEGFQFISEEPKEGADNKLVVFLHPKSTNGVLVELCQEKQ; the protein is encoded by the coding sequence ATGAAGCTAGAACATATCGGTATTGCCGTAAAATCTTTAGGCGTTTCTGACGAACTTTTTGCTAAATTATTAGGAAAAGAATCCTACAAACAGGAAACTGTAGAAAGGGAAGGAGTGATAACTTCCTTCTACGAAACCGGAGAAAGTAAAATTGAGCTTTTGGAAGCCAGTAATCCTGAAAGTCCCATCTCAAAATTTATTGAAAAAAAGGGTGAAGGGATCCATCACCTGGCTTTTGGAGTTGAAAACATCCTGGATGAAGTAAAAAGATTAAAAAAAGAAGGATTTCAATTTATCTCTGAAGAACCCAAAGAAGGTGCTGATAACAAATTAGTTGTGTTCCTTCATCCGAAATCTACCAATGGCGTTCTGGTAGAACTTTGCCAAGAAAAGCAATAA
- a CDS encoding site-specific integrase encodes MNNNKLSILFLLQKVKLNKQGKCPIKCRITFHQDRKEFSTGLFVNPKQWDSRLQKAKPPNQENSFINTQLGLIKNEINQAFLFLQVNEENFDVGDIYLQYKGDVSIRTKTILELFKEHNDRLEKLVGKEYSIATLWKFKQARDLVKGFITFSFTKADYQFKDLDLKFVQDYEFYLKTEKSLALATVNKMIQRFRKVVKIAISQGIIDRDPFVGYKVKRVKKEIVYLTTEELKKLEMYQFKAERLQTVADMFIFCCYTGLAYNEMTNLEKSHIVKGFDGNEWINMKRLKTQQTLSIPLLTKSKFIIEKYNNAHEVKVLPSFSNQKFNAYLKEIADIVGIEKRLTHHLARRTFATTVLLFNDVPMEIVSELLGHSKITITQEHYAKVVNKKVSEQMNKLNSKLK; translated from the coding sequence ATGAATAACAATAAATTATCAATACTTTTTCTATTGCAAAAAGTGAAACTAAATAAACAGGGTAAGTGCCCTATAAAGTGTAGGATTACTTTTCACCAGGATAGAAAAGAGTTTTCTACTGGATTATTTGTAAATCCTAAGCAATGGGATAGTAGATTACAGAAGGCTAAACCGCCCAATCAGGAAAACAGTTTTATTAATACACAATTAGGTCTGATTAAGAATGAAATTAATCAGGCTTTTTTATTTCTGCAAGTCAATGAAGAAAACTTTGATGTAGGAGATATTTACTTACAATACAAGGGAGATGTCTCAATCAGAACCAAAACAATTCTTGAGCTTTTTAAAGAGCATAATGACAGACTTGAGAAGCTTGTAGGAAAAGAGTATTCAATTGCTACACTTTGGAAGTTTAAACAGGCAAGGGACTTAGTTAAAGGTTTTATTACGTTTTCATTTACTAAGGCAGACTATCAGTTTAAAGATTTGGATTTAAAATTTGTTCAGGATTATGAATTTTATTTGAAAACAGAGAAGTCTTTAGCTCTTGCAACAGTAAACAAGATGATTCAAAGGTTTAGGAAAGTTGTTAAAATAGCCATCTCACAAGGAATTATAGATAGAGATCCTTTTGTAGGGTATAAGGTAAAACGTGTTAAAAAAGAGATAGTTTATTTAACAACAGAAGAATTAAAGAAACTTGAGATGTATCAATTTAAGGCAGAAAGATTACAAACAGTAGCCGATATGTTTATTTTCTGTTGTTATACAGGACTAGCTTATAATGAAATGACTAATCTTGAGAAATCTCATATTGTAAAGGGCTTTGATGGCAATGAATGGATTAATATGAAAAGGCTTAAAACTCAACAAACTTTATCTATTCCCCTATTGACTAAAAGTAAATTCATCATTGAGAAATACAACAATGCACATGAAGTAAAAGTACTGCCAAGTTTCAGTAATCAGAAGTTTAATGCCTACCTTAAAGAAATAGCAGACATTGTTGGGATAGAGAAAAGACTGACCCACCATTTAGCAAGAAGAACCTTTGCAACAACAGTATTACTCTTTAATGATGTCCCTATGGAGATAGTGTCAGAGTTGTTAGGTCATTCAAAAATTACTATTACCCAGGAGCATTATGCTAAAGTTGTAAATAAGAAAGTTAGTGAGCAAATGAATAAATTAAATTCTAAGTTGAAATGA
- a CDS encoding DEAD/DEAH box helicase — translation MKGEFIDPINGVEIEFKQINTDDFESKYYSVEKEIIKPNKKGYLADSLKPILDDEFDVKNTVVINAGVGQGKSRTIMDKVLDYSMSKEYIVIIAVPSNNLIEQYETDCLVRGIAPDNIFNIIRINQYDFLKSEKEMTSHAINFFHVDDTDLIRKSNISDFRVHIMTTNALLGNPGENFIFPASKRINYFEKLVDHCNINKKKLIIVFDEIHDAIQNFREEYIYKLWNFQNLVHKTFIISATFNEASKEVIKYISEFTEKKIKIIESERVIIPARQSKLNFIFNDYKKINNNTFYKELIVKLLNSKSTFDIIVYSKKQIKQLIKNGPLSQIKGELNLCYRDVFDFENDNDKKYDHDEKVINVGTNFTTGINIEKKDHIYIIILPKRLKIDFVNNRGVFTNGVNTIIQTLARQRLPGEIYIIMPTPYYINAKSLPYDSEINTQIVNSFQKYASGKVVSYSDTNKEKKLLNKAYKKLTDLNTKASENIQNTERTGMNSLDYPSKERFILEKGENYLTQKFFDGDLSTYTFFAALNNQFLNCRINKLYRDNKIIFEKGSFFETIQEMYNDYAFDVVPPGVEGGYKEERYAEYYSEFYVWNKLLNMLPSKEFYFEGGKRDATPAEIVFIKRYLLMLVISHGKIDREFTSRELGKELTHAYLKSCIRFSNIPLFEDEAKYYTKTEYNDDYPISITDANLILHYKKWDEYINLIENEIFLYKNKRILPKFPSTDFVNKFKKEKFNTELENLLTIDPIISADIIPFKDTYSNTVKAKRVESFFNLLIDSFFSKNIKDIQPTINGKREQRHYRDIARIDLAQFYLNLLYDKIPSAIL, via the coding sequence ATGAAAGGAGAATTTATAGATCCAATTAATGGAGTTGAAATTGAGTTTAAACAAATAAATACAGATGATTTTGAAAGTAAATATTATTCTGTTGAAAAAGAAATTATAAAACCCAATAAGAAAGGATATTTAGCTGATTCCTTAAAACCAATATTAGATGATGAATTTGATGTTAAAAACACTGTTGTAATAAATGCAGGAGTTGGTCAAGGTAAATCAAGAACCATCATGGATAAGGTTTTAGATTATTCAATGAGTAAAGAATATATTGTAATTATAGCAGTACCTTCTAATAATCTTATAGAACAATATGAAACAGATTGCTTAGTTAGAGGAATTGCTCCAGATAATATCTTTAATATCATTCGTATTAATCAATATGATTTTTTAAAGAGTGAAAAGGAAATGACAAGTCATGCGATAAATTTCTTTCACGTTGATGATACTGACTTAATTAGGAAATCAAATATTTCAGATTTTAGAGTTCATATAATGACTACTAATGCATTACTAGGTAATCCTGGTGAAAACTTTATCTTCCCTGCAAGTAAAAGAATTAACTATTTTGAAAAACTTGTTGATCATTGTAACATCAATAAGAAAAAATTAATTATTGTTTTTGATGAAATTCATGATGCTATACAGAACTTTAGAGAAGAATACATCTATAAATTATGGAATTTCCAGAACTTAGTTCATAAGACATTTATCATTAGTGCAACATTCAATGAGGCATCAAAAGAAGTCATAAAATACATCTCTGAGTTTACAGAAAAAAAAATAAAAATAATTGAATCTGAAAGGGTCATAATACCTGCAAGACAAAGTAAATTGAATTTTATCTTCAATGATTATAAAAAAATTAATAACAATACTTTTTATAAAGAGTTAATAGTTAAATTACTTAATAGTAAAAGTACATTTGATATAATAGTATATTCAAAAAAGCAAATTAAACAGTTAATTAAAAATGGTCCTTTATCACAGATTAAAGGAGAATTAAACTTATGCTATAGAGATGTTTTTGACTTTGAGAATGATAATGATAAAAAATATGATCATGATGAAAAAGTTATTAATGTAGGTACAAACTTTACTACTGGAATTAATATTGAAAAAAAGGATCATATATATATTATCATTTTACCTAAAAGATTAAAAATAGATTTTGTTAATAATAGAGGTGTTTTTACCAATGGTGTCAATACAATTATACAAACATTAGCTAGGCAAAGGCTTCCAGGAGAAATTTATATCATAATGCCTACACCATATTATATAAATGCTAAATCTCTCCCTTATGATTCTGAGATCAATACTCAGATAGTCAATTCTTTCCAAAAATATGCTAGTGGTAAAGTGGTAAGCTATTCAGATACAAATAAAGAAAAGAAGCTGTTGAATAAGGCATATAAAAAATTAACTGATTTAAATACTAAGGCATCTGAAAACATCCAAAATACTGAAAGAACTGGTATGAATAGTTTGGATTACCCTTCTAAAGAAAGATTTATTTTAGAGAAAGGAGAAAACTATTTAACTCAAAAGTTTTTTGATGGTGATTTGTCTACCTATACCTTCTTTGCAGCTTTAAATAATCAATTTCTAAATTGCAGAATAAATAAACTCTATAGGGATAACAAAATTATTTTTGAAAAAGGTTCTTTTTTTGAAACTATACAAGAAATGTATAATGATTATGCATTTGATGTAGTACCACCAGGGGTGGAAGGGGGGTACAAGGAAGAAAGATATGCTGAATATTACTCTGAGTTCTATGTTTGGAATAAATTGCTAAATATGTTGCCTTCCAAGGAGTTTTATTTTGAAGGAGGTAAGCGTGATGCAACCCCTGCTGAAATAGTATTTATAAAGAGATACCTTCTCATGTTAGTTATTAGTCATGGTAAAATAGATAGGGAATTTACTTCCAGAGAACTAGGTAAAGAACTTACTCATGCATATTTAAAATCATGCATTAGATTTTCTAATATACCTCTCTTTGAGGATGAAGCTAAGTATTATACAAAAACAGAATATAATGATGACTACCCAATTTCAATAACAGATGCTAATTTAATTCTTCACTATAAAAAATGGGATGAATATATTAACTTAATAGAAAATGAAATATTCTTGTACAAAAACAAGAGAATTCTACCAAAATTTCCAAGTACTGATTTTGTAAATAAGTTTAAAAAAGAGAAGTTTAATACAGAACTAGAAAATTTATTGACAATTGACCCAATAATAAGTGCTGATATCATTCCATTTAAAGATACTTATTCTAATACAGTTAAAGCAAAGAGAGTAGAGTCTTTCTTCAACTTATTAATAGACTCATTTTTCAGTAAAAATATTAAAGATATACAACCTACTATTAATGGTAAAAGGGAACAAAGACATTATCGAGATATTGCTAGAATTGATTTGGCTCAATTTTATCTTAATCTTCTCTATGATAAAATACCATCAGCAATTTTATAA
- a CDS encoding AAA family ATPase has translation MQLKQSQRQQVKLRLGLSGASGFGKTKSALLLAYGMTKDWSKIAVIDTENSSASLYSDLGNYNVLDLQAPYSPERYIQAIELCEKSGISVIIIDSASHEWNGTGGCLDIHEKLGGRFQDWANVTPRHQAFINKILQSTCHIITTTRRKIDYSLDVGSNGKTQVVKHGTKEITRDGFEYELTINFELVNENHLAKASKDRTGLFMNKPEFIITSDTGKLILNWCNSGIAETATVSTGMDSPASPQSSIKPITFDPGINYLSKDDILTKIKTSNTIAELLAIYKQYPEYQKELRSQYEARKSFLIKLSNPQNFSTNGHH, from the coding sequence ATGCAATTAAAACAATCACAAAGACAACAGGTAAAGCTCAGATTAGGTTTGTCAGGTGCATCAGGCTTTGGAAAGACCAAGTCAGCCCTATTATTAGCCTATGGTATGACAAAAGATTGGAGCAAGATTGCTGTCATTGATACAGAAAATTCCTCTGCTTCTTTATATTCAGATTTAGGAAATTATAATGTATTGGATTTACAAGCTCCTTATAGCCCTGAAAGATACATACAGGCAATTGAACTGTGTGAAAAGTCAGGAATTTCTGTTATTATCATTGATTCTGCAAGCCATGAATGGAATGGTACTGGTGGATGTCTTGATATTCATGAGAAACTAGGTGGAAGATTTCAGGATTGGGCTAATGTCACACCAAGACATCAAGCATTTATTAATAAGATACTACAGTCAACCTGCCACATTATTACCACTACTAGGAGAAAAATAGACTATTCTTTAGATGTTGGAAGCAATGGTAAAACTCAGGTAGTAAAGCATGGAACCAAAGAAATCACCAGAGATGGTTTTGAGTATGAATTAACCATAAATTTTGAGTTAGTCAATGAAAACCATTTAGCTAAGGCAAGTAAGGATAGAACAGGACTATTTATGAACAAGCCTGAATTTATTATTACCTCTGACACAGGTAAATTAATATTGAACTGGTGTAATTCTGGAATTGCAGAAACTGCAACTGTTTCAACTGGTATGGATTCCCCTGCCAGTCCTCAAAGCTCTATCAAACCTATTACTTTTGATCCTGGTATAAATTACTTATCTAAAGATGATATTCTAACTAAGATTAAAACCAGTAATACCATTGCAGAGCTTTTAGCTATCTATAAACAATATCCTGAATACCAGAAAGAACTAAGATCTCAATATGAAGCCAGAAAATCATTCTTAATCAAATTATCCAACCCTCAAAACTTTTCAACCAATGGACACCATTAA
- a CDS encoding DUF3871 family protein: MDTINKIRPVTLEEAFELRPAQNIKEISLYESRMNNGTAHHSNQDYFIPGAVSTELEQDKVWQEFDSSLQSIEVHQENKSIEEKPYEYKPFIEANTQEVNLYQLKNDCIIPVFSKDNEKNIAHQEFIDITQDCISKVFSHQSFMQPEIRVSHQIKGRTPDAIYKNAKDLLDHERTQYFERMAFIIRIPGITDSINGNELSLTVGGVRAYNQENLYNKKTFEKFKFFIGFQNKVCCNLCVWSDGFVDDMRVNSYQELQSKIMNTLTEYNAQQHLLEMQGFSDHYLTEHQFAQLLGRTRLYQHISKTEKQRLNIPQLTFNDSQLNTIAKDYYEDESFCKADNGEINLWNVYNLFTQANKSSYIDTFLDRNLNAFEFTKGIQKTLSDNSNYHWFLS, from the coding sequence ATGGACACCATTAATAAAATCAGACCAGTTACATTAGAAGAAGCATTTGAATTGAGACCAGCACAGAATATTAAAGAGATTTCTTTGTATGAAAGTAGAATGAACAATGGCACAGCTCATCATTCAAATCAGGATTATTTTATTCCTGGTGCTGTTTCAACTGAATTAGAACAAGATAAAGTCTGGCAAGAGTTTGATAGTTCTCTTCAAAGTATTGAAGTTCACCAGGAAAATAAATCAATAGAAGAGAAACCATATGAATACAAACCTTTCATTGAAGCAAACACACAAGAAGTCAATCTCTATCAGTTAAAGAATGATTGTATTATTCCTGTATTCTCTAAAGACAATGAAAAAAACATTGCTCATCAGGAATTTATTGATATTACACAGGACTGTATTAGTAAAGTGTTTTCTCATCAATCTTTTATGCAACCTGAAATAAGAGTTTCACATCAAATTAAAGGCAGAACTCCTGATGCTATTTATAAGAATGCAAAAGATTTATTAGATCATGAAAGAACACAGTATTTTGAAAGGATGGCATTTATTATTAGGATTCCTGGTATAACAGATTCAATTAATGGTAATGAGCTATCATTAACAGTTGGTGGAGTTAGAGCCTATAATCAGGAGAATTTATACAATAAAAAAACTTTTGAAAAGTTTAAGTTCTTCATTGGCTTCCAAAACAAAGTGTGTTGCAACTTATGTGTTTGGAGTGATGGTTTTGTAGATGATATGAGAGTAAACTCATACCAAGAGTTGCAAAGTAAAATAATGAACACTTTGACAGAATACAATGCACAACAACATCTATTGGAAATGCAAGGGTTTTCAGACCATTACTTAACTGAGCATCAGTTTGCTCAATTATTGGGAAGAACTAGGCTGTATCAACACATATCTAAAACTGAAAAACAGAGATTAAATATCCCTCAGTTAACTTTCAATGATAGCCAGTTAAATACAATAGCTAAAGACTACTACGAAGATGAGAGTTTTTGTAAGGCTGATAATGGAGAGATTAACCTATGGAATGTATATAATCTCTTTACACAAGCTAATAAGAGTAGTTATATAGATACTTTCCTAGATAGGAATTTGAATGCCTTTGAATTTACTAAAGGGATTCAGAAAACACTCAGTGATAATTCTAATTATCATTGGTTTTTGAGTTAG